A section of the Planctomicrobium piriforme genome encodes:
- a CDS encoding GIY-YIG nuclease family protein has product MEQFLFLLIGVAAGVGTTWLVLEQRRNWINAEREKLAEASQALKTWEQERLRDLEAQETSSKEALAAREREFETLQQKRIRAIVAHRKSAESALSIREQELIQWENEARSKLETNRDMFEREAHARDVHFRDQQKSVDSAFSIREQELIQRENESRSKLEIEREKFERELDSLQQKQTCDIDAHRKSVESALSVSEQELIRRENESRLKLEADRDTFEREAHARDRQFFDQQKQLRADSAALDAERRELDSRIANLQRLQEENSLLKRDLRNIMVDVNATEMRHDQLENEQFSQRERSDQLAARLLEDNVKWTAKSLTQHNFQQCSQQLRKAITWCRSIGYEVSVETEQELIGDLKERYEIVVRAAFEREEQLRIKAQIREEMAREKEIQREMQQLERERDAIDAALQKAIADAHAQYTDEVERLKARLSEAEDRIKRAISQAQLTKSGNVYVISNIGSFGQGVFKVGMTRRLEPMDRVRELGDASVPFPFDVHMMIHSDDAPTLENVLHRQLHKLRVNKTNPRKEFFRTSIEEIVQIVKENHGEVAYQADAEALQYRQSLEMSQEEQEFIESVYEDLGIEGEDDEQYSPD; this is encoded by the coding sequence TTGTCCTCGAGCAAAGGCGAAATTGGATCAATGCCGAGCGGGAAAAGCTCGCGGAAGCTTCACAAGCGTTGAAAACCTGGGAACAGGAAAGGCTTCGGGATTTGGAGGCGCAGGAGACCTCCTCCAAGGAGGCCCTTGCCGCCAGAGAACGCGAATTCGAAACCTTACAGCAAAAGCGAATTCGCGCCATTGTTGCGCATCGGAAATCTGCGGAATCTGCTCTATCAATTCGCGAGCAGGAACTCATCCAATGGGAAAATGAAGCTCGATCAAAGCTTGAGACTAACCGCGATATGTTTGAACGGGAAGCTCATGCGAGAGACGTTCATTTTCGCGACCAACAAAAATCTGTGGATAGTGCTTTTTCCATCAGGGAGCAGGAACTTATCCAACGAGAAAATGAGAGCCGGTCGAAGCTTGAGATTGAGCGAGAGAAGTTTGAACGAGAATTAGACTCCTTGCAGCAGAAGCAAACCTGTGACATTGATGCCCATCGGAAATCTGTGGAATCTGCTCTTTCCGTCAGCGAGCAGGAACTCATTCGGCGAGAAAATGAGAGCCGGTTGAAGCTTGAGGCTGACCGCGATACGTTCGAGCGGGAAGCTCATGCAAGAGACCGACAATTCTTCGACCAGCAAAAGCAACTCAGAGCAGATTCGGCTGCATTAGATGCGGAACGTCGTGAACTTGATTCCCGGATTGCAAATCTGCAAAGACTCCAAGAGGAAAACTCTCTCCTCAAAAGAGATTTGCGAAACATCATGGTGGACGTCAACGCCACGGAGATGAGGCACGATCAACTGGAAAACGAACAATTCTCGCAAAGAGAGCGTAGCGACCAGTTGGCGGCTCGACTTCTTGAGGACAACGTCAAATGGACTGCCAAGTCGCTTACTCAGCACAATTTTCAGCAATGTAGCCAGCAGCTGCGGAAAGCGATTACATGGTGCCGCTCGATTGGCTACGAAGTTTCCGTCGAAACGGAACAAGAGCTCATTGGAGATCTGAAAGAGCGATACGAAATTGTTGTTCGCGCAGCATTTGAACGTGAAGAGCAATTGCGAATCAAGGCGCAGATTCGGGAAGAAATGGCGAGGGAGAAGGAAATCCAGCGAGAAATGCAGCAACTTGAGAGAGAACGAGACGCCATTGATGCGGCTCTACAAAAGGCGATTGCTGACGCACATGCGCAGTACACCGATGAAGTAGAACGATTGAAAGCGAGACTGAGTGAGGCCGAAGATCGGATCAAACGAGCTATTTCACAGGCACAGCTAACGAAATCAGGAAACGTCTATGTCATTTCTAACATTGGCTCTTTTGGACAGGGAGTATTCAAAGTCGGCATGACTAGGCGTCTTGAACCAATGGATCGAGTGCGCGAGTTAGGCGACGCATCGGTCCCGTTTCCTTTTGACGTGCATATGATGATCCACTCAGACGACGCCCCAACGCTCGAAAATGTTCTGCATCGCCAACTGCACAAGCTCAGAGTCAACAAAACAAACCCTCGAAAGGAGTTTTTCCGGACGTCGATCGAAGAGATTGTACAGATCGTCAAGGAAAACCATGGCGAGGTAGCGTATCAAGCGGATGCGGAAGCTTTGCAATACCGACAGAGCCTTGAAATGAGCCAAGAGGAACAAGAATTCATCGAGTCGGTGTACGAAGATCTAGGCATCGAAGGCGAAGACGATGAACAGTACTCGCCTGATTGA
- a CDS encoding restriction endonuclease, with translation MGTSIANYRGANLPLSLKVALPVTAVGATFFGMKYAGLAAMGSGIGLPVILLLFLGTAGATAVVEGFIKDRSIRDPLTKLLITFVAFETARRAKKELLDAMRADAMVPERAQVPDDAVALLTFLMQMDPVAFERHVMSFFEKNGYPTGLTARSNDFGVDGYVFHPDGIVVVQCKRYGAGNAVGRPAIQQFKGVIEEQRAFRGYYVTTSRFTDEATESASKSDRIQLIDGSELIRWHEQGMTLK, from the coding sequence TTGGGCACCAGTATTGCCAATTACCGGGGAGCAAACCTGCCGTTGTCGCTCAAAGTGGCTCTGCCCGTCACGGCAGTCGGTGCCACATTCTTCGGGATGAAATATGCGGGCCTGGCAGCCATGGGCAGTGGGATCGGCCTGCCGGTGATTCTGCTGCTGTTTCTCGGGACTGCCGGGGCAACGGCGGTCGTCGAGGGCTTTATCAAAGATCGGAGTATTCGCGATCCACTCACGAAACTGCTGATCACCTTCGTGGCATTTGAAACCGCGCGTCGGGCGAAGAAGGAACTTCTGGACGCGATGCGTGCAGACGCAATGGTGCCCGAGCGGGCTCAGGTGCCCGATGACGCAGTTGCGTTACTCACCTTTTTGATGCAAATGGATCCAGTTGCCTTTGAACGCCATGTCATGAGCTTTTTCGAAAAGAACGGATACCCGACCGGCCTCACGGCAAGGTCAAATGACTTCGGCGTGGATGGCTATGTCTTTCATCCAGACGGGATTGTGGTCGTTCAATGCAAGCGATATGGCGCAGGCAATGCTGTTGGCCGCCCCGCGATCCAGCAATTCAAGGGGGTCATCGAAGAGCAGCGAGCATTTCGTGGTTACTATGTCACGACGAGTCGATTCACAGATGAAGCGACAGAAAGTGCGTCGAAATCCGATCGCATCCAGTTGATCGACGGCAGCGAACTGATTCGATGGCACGAGCAAGGCATGACACTGAAGTGA
- a CDS encoding heparin lyase I family protein, with the protein MLPSNWSFTRKVQLAAAVIGMLGVCMLSGLLKTTRQPMDFSDPGKFLVRTRDQDGKEIVLERVNSFADDFETVISRKIEGWHQEMKLSSGSKPGAPANNLQTTTEQVHTGMFSLKTQTSQDAHDLQKAALLRELFFFPPHSDFWFSAWYYIPGQSDIENLFLFDLEATANDGLGRRLMLTGSNGRYLMLEGKQSTGPQYAQTTSPVPFPRDQWVHLKLHLHLSTGAEGRVELWQDGMLILDKQGPNIPPDTFYDRIEVGQTANSTHQALTVYVDDVRVSDKPIDD; encoded by the coding sequence ATGCTCCCGAGCAACTGGTCATTCACCCGCAAGGTGCAACTCGCCGCTGCCGTCATTGGGATGCTCGGAGTCTGCATGCTGTCTGGTCTTCTAAAAACGACTCGCCAGCCGATGGATTTTTCTGATCCAGGGAAATTTCTGGTGCGAACCAGGGATCAAGACGGCAAAGAAATTGTCCTGGAACGTGTGAACTCATTTGCCGACGATTTTGAGACAGTGATTTCGCGCAAGATTGAAGGCTGGCACCAGGAAATGAAACTGTCATCCGGCTCGAAGCCAGGTGCCCCTGCGAACAACCTCCAGACCACAACCGAGCAGGTCCATACGGGGATGTTCTCGCTGAAGACTCAGACCTCGCAGGACGCCCACGATCTCCAGAAAGCCGCCTTGTTGCGGGAGCTGTTCTTCTTTCCTCCGCACAGCGATTTCTGGTTTTCAGCGTGGTACTACATCCCCGGTCAATCCGACATCGAAAATCTGTTCTTATTCGATCTGGAGGCGACGGCGAACGACGGCCTGGGGCGGCGTCTGATGCTGACAGGTTCTAACGGCCGCTACCTGATGCTGGAAGGCAAACAATCAACCGGCCCCCAGTATGCGCAAACAACATCTCCGGTCCCCTTCCCGCGAGATCAATGGGTCCACCTGAAGCTGCATCTGCATTTGTCGACGGGAGCCGAGGGTCGAGTTGAGTTGTGGCAAGACGGCATGCTGATTCTCGACAAACAAGGCCCTAACATCCCGCCTGATACCTTTTATGATCGAATCGAAGTGGGCCAGACCGCGAACAGTACACACCAGGCATTAACAGTGTATGTGGATGACGTTCGAGTTTCCGACAAACCAATCGACGACTGA